In a single window of the Raphanus sativus cultivar WK10039 chromosome 9, ASM80110v3, whole genome shotgun sequence genome:
- the LOC108846125 gene encoding homeobox-leucine zipper protein ATHB-X, whose amino-acid sequence MAVSPNSSFLELTISIPSFSPSPSLPSSGDHMVRDLDINQTPKTEKDREWIMISATPHVYDDEDGNSGGRRRKKLRLTKDQSHILEESFIQNHTLTHKQKQELATFLKLSQRQVEVWFQNRRARSKLKHTEMECEYLKRWFGSLKEQNRRLQIEVEELRVLKPVSTSVLTMCPRCERVTAAADHDSNAVKEGTAPRSQSRMTISSSSTLC is encoded by the exons ATGGCCGTCTCACCTAATTCAAGCTTCTTAGAATTAACAATATCAATTCCAAGCTTCTCTCCATCTCCTTCACTCCCTTCATCTG GTGACCACATGGTGAGAGATTTGGACATAAATCAAACTCCAAAGACGGAAAAAGATCGCGAGTGGATCATGATCAGTGCAACACCGCATGTCTACGACGACGAAGACGGCAACTCTGGTGGCCGACGGCGCAAAAAGCTCCGTCTAACCAAAGATCAATCGCATATTCTTGAAGAGAGTTTCATACAAAACCATACCTTAACCCAT aaacagaaacaagaaTTGGCCACTTTTCTGAAGCTTAGTCAAAGGCAAGTTGAGGTGTGGTTTCAAAATCGAAGAGCAAG GAGTAAGCTCAAGCATACGGAGATGGAATGCGAGTACCTAAAGAGATGGTTTGGGTCACTGAAGGAGCAAAATCGACGGCTACAAATAGAAGTTGAAGAACTACGAGTTCTAAAGCCAGTATCCACCTCGGTTTTAACCATGTGTCCTCGATGTGAACGTGTGACCGCTGCAGCAGATCATGACTCTAATGCCGTGAAGGAGGGAACAGCTCCGAGAAGCCAGTCACGGATGACAATTTCCTCTTCCTCTACCCTGTGTTGA
- the LOC108828238 gene encoding auxin efflux carrier component 3 yields MISWHDLYTVLTAVIPLYVAMILAYGSVRWWKIFSPDQCSGINRFVAIFAVPLLSFHFISTNNPYAMNLRFIAADTLQKILMLALLVLWANFTRSGSLEWSITIFSLSTLPNTLVMGIPLLIAMYGEYAGSLMVQVVVLQCIIWYTLLLFLFEFRGAKMLIMEQFPETAASIVSFKVESDVVSLDGHDFLETDAEIGDDGKLHVTVRKSNASRRSFCGPNMTPRPSNLTGAEIYSLSTTPRGSNFNNSDFYSMMGFPGGRLSNFGPADMYSVQSSRGPTPRPSNFEENSAIASSPRFGYYPGGGGGSYPAPNPEFASATATSTGNKAVSKNPQTGGKASNHDASAKELHMFVWSSNGSPVSDRAGLNVSDGAPGSGSNNEQGAKEIRMLVPDQSQTGETKALARPASGEFGGERFNFTGREEEGERAKDAENGLNKHVPSSSAELQSKTGLGADTGGGEASHVKHMPPASVMTRLILIMVWRKLIRNPNTYSSLIGLIWALVAFRWHVAMPKIIQQSISILSDAGLGMAMFSLGLFMALQPKLIACGNSVATFAMAVRFLTGPAVMAVASIAIGLHGDLLRVAIVQAALPQGIVPFVFAKEYNVHPAILSTGVIFGMLIALPITLVYYILLGL; encoded by the exons ATGATCTCGTGGCACGATCTCTATACGGTCCTCACGGCCGTGATACCTCTCTACGTCGCTATGATCCTCGCCTACGGATCCGTACGGTGGTGGAAAATCTTCTCACCCGACCAATGCTCCGGAATAAACCGTTTCGTCGCCATCTTCGCCGTCCCTCTCCTCTCTTTCCACTTCATCTCCACCAACAACCCTTACGCCATGAACCTCCGTTTCATCGCAGCAGACACCCTCCAAAAAATCCTCATGCTGGCCCTCTTAGTCCTCTGGGCCAACTTCACCCGCTCCGGCAGCCTCGAGTGGAGCATCACGATCTTCTCCCTCTCCACCCTCCCCAACACCCTCGTCATGGGAATCCCTCTCTTGATCGCCATGTACGGCGAGTACGCCGGTTCACTCATGGTCCAGGTCGTCGTCCTCCAGTGTATCATCTGGTACACccttctcctcttcctcttcgaGTTCCGCGGCGCCAAGATGCTCATCATGGAGCAGTTCCCGGAGACGGCTGCTTCCATCGTCTCCTTCAAAGTCGAATCCGACGTCGTTTCTCTCGACGGCCACGATTTTCTCGAGACCGACGCCGAGATAGGAGACGACGGGAAGCTTCACGTCACCGTGAGGAAGTCAAACGCTTCACGTCGTTCTTTCTGTGGGCCCAACATGACTCCAAGACCGTCTAACCTCACCGGAGCTGAGATTTACAGCTTAAGCACCACTCCTAGAGGCTCAAACTTCAACAATTCAGATTTCTACTCGATGATGGGCTTCCCCGGGGGCCGTCTCTCAAACTTCGGCCCGGCGGATATGTACTCCGTTCAGTCTTCGAGAGGCCCCACTCCGAGACCTTCGAACTTCGAGGAGAATAGCGCTATAGCTTCCTCCCCGAGGTTCGGGTATTATCCAGGAGGGGGAGGCGGGTCTTACCCGGCTCCGAATCCTGAGTTTGCTTCCGCAACCGCCACCTCTACTGGCAATAAAGCAGTCAGTAAAAATCCTCAAACCGGGGGCAAGGCGAGCAATCATGACGCGAGCGCCAAGGAACTACACATGTTCGTGTGGAGCTCAAACGGGTCACCCGTTTCTGACCGGGCGGGTCTTAACGTTTCCGATGGAGCTCCTGGCTCGGGATCAAACAACGAACAAGGTGCTAAAGAGATCCGAATGTTAGTCCCCGATCAATCTCAGACAGGAGAGACCAAAG CTTTAGCTCGTCCGGCGAGTGGAGAGTTCGGAGGTGAACGGTTTAATTTCActggaagagaagaagaaggagagagagcaAAAGACGCCGAGAACGGGTTGAACAAACATGTTCCTAGTTCCTCGGCGGAGCTACAATCAAAAACAGGACTTGGAGCCGACACCGGAGGAGGCGAAGCAAGTCATGTGAAACATATGCCGCCGGCGAGTGTTATGACGAGGCTGATACTGATCATGGTGTGGAGGAAGCTAATCAGAAACCCTAACACTTACTCTAGCCTCATTGGTCTCATTTGGGCGCTTGTTGCTTTCCG GTGGCACGTGGCAATGCCCAAAATCATTCAACAATCTATCTCCATTCTATCTGATGCTGGTCTTGGAATGGCTATGTTCAGTTTGG GGTTGTTCATGGCGTTGCAACCCAAATTAATCGCGTGTGGGAACTCAGTGGCAACATTTGCGATGGCGGTTAGGTTCCTTACGGGTCCGGCCGTCATGGCGGTTGCTTCTATAGCCATTGGATTGCATGGTGATTTGCTGCGTGTTGCCATAGTTCAG GCCGCACTGCCTCAAGGGATTGTACCCTTTGTGTTTGCCAAGGAGTACAATGTTCATCCTGCTATTTTAAGTACAGG GGTAATATTCGGAATGCTTATTGCGCTTCCAATCACGCTGGTTTACTACATTCTACTCGGGTTATAA
- the LOC108827187 gene encoding LOW QUALITY PROTEIN: protein WVD2-like 7 (The sequence of the model RefSeq protein was modified relative to this genomic sequence to represent the inferred CDS: deleted 1 base in 1 codon) has product MAGSEIQEPFSLSFQGSSVHSGSISFGRFEEEGLSWEKRSSFSHNRYLEEVDKCSKPGSVTEMKAHFEAHFKKRGMRVPSSIESQTWGVRQTDDDATESFEDYRSDGSFSENTSQSESPCNYVLDQPKIQCEYVEESDHCVSYDEIVVNSDDVIELDEEGGVDHVTLDVSLDTDEVVPVECISIKEDSYEEDLGQQETPLEIEVRDDDDKDKDHCTEVQETESRLVEHVQENASDVTERPSSYVCGPKSLPDTKPISPKAVSVSKASTKRHDATPKAASGRTKGSSLSANSKTKVDAKSQKELRPKKTVESRPSTSKKIETRAPLGTNRPKTGSYSAKLEMSTCATSFRFKCSERAEKRKEFYTKLEEKIHAKKTETNKVQAKTQQKAEAEMKQYRKSLNFKATPMPSFYNTGTRPVSRNKTELSKVAPSRPRSTTSASSTNRAVSRVGDKHGFEEGRMVKVMVGNRKQSEAKDSGLQKGNFMAVETKQKLGKRGN; this is encoded by the exons ATGGCAGGAAGCGAGATTCAAGAACCCTTTAGCCTTAGTTTTCAG GGGAGTTCTGTACACTCTGGATCGATATCGTTTGGGAGGTTCGAGGAAGAAGGGTTATCATGGGAGAAGAGATCGTCATTTTCACACAATAGGTATCTTGAAGAAGTTGACAAGTGCTCTAAACCTGGCTCTGTTACCGAGATGAAAGCTCACTTCGAAGCTCATTTCAAGAAGAGAGGGATGCGAGTTCCGTCTTCTATTGAATCTCAGACTTGGGGTGTCCGTCAaacagatgatgatgcaactgAAAGCTTCGAGGATTATCGGTCTGATGGGAGTTTCTCGGAGAACACGAGTCAATCAGAGAGTCCTTGTAACTACGTACTCGACCAACCAAAGATTCAGTGTGAATATGTAGAGGAGAGTGATCATTGTGTGAGCTATGATGAGATTGTTGTGAACTCGGATGATGTGATCGAGCTTGATGAAGAAGGTGGTGTTGACCACGTGACTCTTGATGTTTCTTTGGACACCGATGAAGTCGTTCCAGTGGAGTGCATATCTATTAAAGAAGATAGCTATGAGGAGGATCTTGGACAACAAGAGACGCCACTAGAGATTGAGGTtcgagatgatgatgataaggaTAAAGATCATTGCACTGAAGTTCAAGAAACAGAATCAAGACTCGTTGAACATGTTCAAGAAAAT GCATCTGATGTTACGGAAAGACCCTCCTCCTATGTATGTGGTCCAAAGTCTTTGCCAGATACAAAACCTATTAGTCCTAAAGCTGTGAGTGTGTCTAAAGCGTCTACAAAGAGACATGACGCAACTCCAAAAGCTGCTTCCGGGAGGACAAAGGGTTCCTCTTTAAGTGCTAATTCTAAAACAAAAGTTGATGCCAAGAG CCAAAAGGAGCTACGACCGAAGAAAACTGTTGAATCTCGACCTTCAACATCTAAGAAAATAGAGACTCGAGCTCCTCTTGGCACAAACag ACCCAAGACTGGTTCTTATTCTGCTAAGCTGGAGATGAGTACTTGTGCTACCAGTTTCCGTTTCAAATGTAGCGAACGAGCTGAGAAGAGAAAggag TTCTATACGAAACTGGAGGAGAAAATACATGCTAAAAAGACAGAGACAAACAAGGTTCAAGCGAAGACACag CAAAAGGCAGAAGCTGAGATGAAGCAATACAGAAAAAGCCTCAACTTCAAGGCAACACCAATGCCTTCATTCTACAACACCGGTACTAGACCGGTGTCTCGTAACAAG ACCGAGCTATCTAAAGTGGCACCATCAAGACCACGAAGCACGACCTCAGCCTCC AGTACTAACAGGGCGGTCTCAAGAGTTGGTGATAAGCACGGTTTTGAAGAAGGTAGAATGGTAAAGGTAATGGTGGGTAATAGAAAACAGAGTGAAGCTAAAGATTCGGGTTTGCAAAAGGGTAACTTTATGGCCgttgaaacaaaacagaagcttGGTAAGAGAGGGAACTAA